In Rhodopirellula sp. P2, the DNA window CGCTCCAGCGAACCCTTTCAAAAACTGCTACAAGGCAAACACGGGGTCTCCGCCACCTACGACGTCGCTCGTCGATTCAAAGCGTGGATGACCGGCCAATCATTCCGCCCTCACCATGGAGACCATTTCCAATGATCCCATGGCTTGAATGGTTCATCATCGCGGTCCTGCCGTTTGTCGCGTTGGCCTTGGCCGCGTTGGCAGCGGGCATGTTCGTTTCCAATTTGCCGCTGTTCATGGACGGCAAACGCTCCAATCGCAGCGACACACCCAAGTTGAATGACGCCCGCCTTCGGCGCGTGTCGGTGTTGATCCCGGCGAGAAATGAAGAGAGCTCGATCGAGGCTTGCCTCGAGTCGGTTTTGCAATCGGTGCACGTCGACTTAGAAGTCATCGTGCTCGACGATGGCTCCACCGATCAAACCGGGACGATCGTTCGCGAAATCGCACAGCACGATTCGCGGGTGAAGTTGATCGAAGGCATCGAACTTCCCGATGGCTGGAATGGCAAACAGCATGCCTGCTACCGGTTGGCTCAACATGCCGCCTGCGAACACCTGCTGTTCTTGGATGCCGACGTGCGTTTGAAACCCACTGCCATCATCGATCTTTGGAATCGTTTCACGGTCGAGCATGAGGGCGGCGAAACTGGTTTGCTCAGTGCGTTCCCTCAGCAGGAAACCGGCACACTGGCAGAGAAACTCTTGATCCCGATGATGCACTTCATCTTGCTTTCCTACCTGCCGTTCGCGCGCATGCGAGGCAGCACGCACCCGGCTTACGCGTCCGGATGCGGGCAGTTGTTCTTCACAACACAGGCCGCCTACCAAGCCGCGGGGACGCATGCTGCGATTCGATCCAGCCGGCACGATGGGCTGAAACTGCCCAAGGCCTATCGCGAAAACGGGATGCTGACGGACTGCGTGGACGGGTCGCCGTGGGCGATTTGCCGGATGTACACATCGGCCGGTGAGGTCGTGCAGGGACTGCT includes these proteins:
- a CDS encoding glycosyltransferase family 2 protein, translated to MIPWLEWFIIAVLPFVALALAALAAGMFVSNLPLFMDGKRSNRSDTPKLNDARLRRVSVLIPARNEESSIEACLESVLQSVHVDLEVIVLDDGSTDQTGTIVREIAQHDSRVKLIEGIELPDGWNGKQHACYRLAQHAACEHLLFLDADVRLKPTAIIDLWNRFTVEHEGGETGLLSAFPQQETGTLAEKLLIPMMHFILLSYLPFARMRGSTHPAYASGCGQLFFTTQAAYQAAGTHAAIRSSRHDGLKLPKAYRENGMLTDCVDGSPWAICRMYTSAGEVVQGLLKNADEGIANSRLLIPFTILLGGANVLPWITLAVAFAKRNSLIAEGLPIPTSVVIGILVSGIAILVSYVPRMTGAIRLRQSVTGAILHPIAIVSFLLIQWWAFWNHLRGRQVTWRGRLG